In Oenanthe melanoleuca isolate GR-GAL-2019-014 chromosome 10, OMel1.0, whole genome shotgun sequence, a single window of DNA contains:
- the SH3GL3 gene encoding endophilin-A3 has protein sequence MSVAGLKKQFHKASQLFSEKISGAEGTKLDEEFQEMERKIDVTNKAVTELLSKSTEYLQPNPAYRAKLGMLNTMSKIRGQVKTTGYPQTEGLLGDCMIRYGRELGDESMFGLALLDAGESMKQMAEVKDSLDINVKQNFIDPLQLLQDKDLKEIGHHLKKLEGRRLDYDYKKKRFGKIPDEEVKQAVEKFEESKELAERSMFNFLENDVEQVSQLAVFVEAALDYHKQSTEILEDLQSKLQNRINVASSRPKREFKPKPVITTTLEIGDNQQHNGIAYSSSIKSSGSSVHMDQPCCQALYDFEPENEGELGFKEGDIITLTNQIDENWYEGMLNGESGFFPINYVEVIVPLPQ, from the exons ttattcagtgaaaaaataagtGGAGCAGAAGGAACAAAGTTAGATGAGGAATTTCAAGAGATGGAAAGG aaaattgatGTTACTAATAAAGCTGTAACAGAGCTTCTGTCGAAATCCACAGAGTATCTTCAGCCAAATCCAG CATACAGGGCCAAGCTGGGAATGCTGAACACTATGTCAAAGATCAGAGGACAAGTTAAAACCACAGGCTACCCCCAGACAGAGGGACTCCTGGGAGACTGCATGATACGGTATGGCAGAGAGCTGGGCGATGAGTCTATGTTTG GCCTTGCACTACTGGATGCTGGTGAGAGCATGAAGCAAATGGCAGAAGTGAAGGACTCTCTTGATATTAATgtcaaacaaaattttattgaTCCTCTACAGTTACTGCAAGATAAAGATTTAAAAGAGATTGGG CATCACTTGAAGAAACTGGAAGGGCGCCGCTTGGATTATGATTATAAAAAGAAGCGTTTTGGAAAGATTCCGGATGAAGAAGTTAAACAAGCAGTAGAAAAATTTGAAGAGTCAAAGGAACTGGCTGAAAGAAGCATGTTCAATTTCTTAGAAAATGAT GTAGAACAAGTCAGCCAGTTGGCTGTGTTTGTAGAAGCAGCACTAGATTACCATAAACAATCCACAGAAATTTTGGAGGATCTGCAGAGCAAGCTGCAAAACCG AATAAATGTAGCATCTAGTCGGCCTAAGCGTGAATTTAAGCCAAAGCCTGTAATAACTACAACTCTGGAAATTGGTGATAATCAGCAGCACAATGGGATTGCCTATAGTTCTTCCATAAAATCATCAG GTTCTTCAGTGCACATGGATCAGCCTTGCTGCCAAGCTCTCTATGACTTTGAGCCAGAAAATGAAGGCGAGCTTGGGTTTAAGGAAGGGGACATCATAACTTTGACCAATCAGATTGATGAGAATTGGTATGAGGGGATGTTAAATGGAGAGTCTGGCTTCTTCCCCATTAATTATGTTGAAGTGATAGTTCCCTTGCCTCAGTGA
- the LOC130257204 gene encoding lamin-L(III)-like isoform X3: MATALTPTPAGGSRSAESPLSPARLSRLQEKEELRQLNDRLAAYIERVRALEADKSALQQRLSEHQEGSDRELGCLRLRYEAELADARRALDDIAIERATLQVELGKIGEEHRQLHVRNSKKESDLNLAQARVRDLDAQLNAKEADLATALNENRTLENELRELKDQVLSLNLSLEDTKKHLHSEMLRRVDLENHMKTLQEEMTFQKRLHEDELKETKRVHESRIAEVESGHQREFESKLSDALQGLRKQHEEQIQGYKEEMERTFSAKVENAQLTAARNSEFANAAREELMETQKRVDILLSQVNQYQSQNVALESRIKELQNLLDYDRDLHRRRMAEKEEEMAQAQKQAQAQLEEYAHLLDVKLALDLEINAYRKMLEGEEQRLKLSPSPSSHSAASQGRRFLHGKKRKIKETKKREHSAAFKTVQHVSASGNISIEEIDADGKFVRLKNHSNEDQPLHGWVLRRRIGSVADVNYKFPSRFTLQAGQEVTIWGAAAGVSPGPSDLVWKSQKSWGTGDNIGVTLITDDGEELAERKIILVPRGEESEQDDDYEEITGSEAEFASQQLYNTVVCHLCKMKIPAVLSCNVDNHLKTHLSPR, translated from the exons ATGGCCACGGCGCTGACCCCCACGCCGGCCGGCGGGAGCCGCTCCGCCGAGTCCCCGCTGAGCCCGGCGCGGCTGAGCcggctgcaggagaaggaggagctgcGGCAGCTCAATGACCGCCTGGCCGCCTACATCGAGCGGGTGCGGGCGCTGGAGGCCGACAAGTCGGCGCTGCAGCAGCGGCTGAGCGAGCACCAGGAGGGCAGCGACCgggagctgggctgcctgcGGCTCCGCTACGAGGCGGAGCTGGCCGACGCCCGCCGGGCCCTGGACGACATCGCCATCGAGCGGGCCACGCTGCAGGTGGAGCTGGGCAAGATTGGCGAGGAGCACCGGCAATTGCATGTCAG GAATTCCAAAAAAGAAAGTGATTTAAACCTGGCCCAGGCTCGTGTGAGAGACCTTGATGCCCAGCTAAATGCGAAGGAAGCTGATTTAGCAACAGCCCTGAATGAGAACCGGACTCTGGAGAACGAGCTCCGTGAATTAAAGGATCAAGTACTCAGT ctgaatcTGTCACTGGAGGATACTAAAAAGCATCTTCACAGTGAAATGTTGAGGAGGGTGGACCTAGAAAACCATATGAAAACTTTGCAGGAAGAAATGACGTTCCAGAAGCGCCTTCATGAAGAC GAGCTCAAGGAGACAAAAAGAGTCCATGAGAGCAGGATAGCAGAAGTAGAATCTGGACATCAAAGAGAATTTGAAAGTAAGCTCTCAGATGCTCTGCAGGGGCTCAGAAAACAGCATGAAGAACAAATTCAAGGCTACAAAGAGGAGATGGAGCGAACATTCAGTGCAAAG GTGGAGAATGCCCAGCTAACTGCAGCAAGAAACAGTGAGTTTGCCAATGCTGCTCGGGAGGAGCTGATGGAAACACAGAAGAGAGTTGATATCCTGTTATCTCAAGTTAATCAATACCAAAGCCAG AATGTTGCTTTGGAGAGCAGAATAAAGGAGCTACAGAATTTGCTGGACTATGATCGTGATCTCCATCGAAGGCGTATGgctgaaaaggaggaagaaatggCACAAGCTCAGAAGCAGGCACAAGCACAGCTGGAAGAGTATGCACATCTCTTAGATGTGAAACTGGCTCTGGACTTGGAAATAAATGCGTACAGAAAGATGTTGGAAGGAGAGGAACAGAG GCTAAAGCTGTCACCCAGTCCATCTTCACACAGCGCAGCAAGTCAGGGCCGAAGATTCCTGcatgggaagaaaagaaaaatcaaagaaaccAAAAAGAGGGAGCATAGTGCTGCATTTAAGACTGTTCAGCATGTTTCAGCTTCTGGAAATATATCTATTGAAGAGATCGATGCAGATGGGAAATTTGTAAGGCTTAAAAACCACTCTAATGAG GATCAACCTCTGCATGGCTGGGTGTTGAGACGACGTATTGGAAGTGTGGCAGATGTTAATTACAAGTTTCCTTCACGGTTCACTCTTCAGGCAGGCCAAGAAGTTACA ATCTGGGGTGCAGCTGCTGGTGTAAGCCCAGGTCCTAGTGATCTGGTCTGGAAGTCTCAGAAGTCTTGGGGAACTGGGGATAATATTGGTGTTACACTCATCACAGATGATGGTGAG GAACTCGCAGAGAGGAAGATAATACTTGTACCCAGAGGAGAAGAAAGTGAGCAAGATGATGATTATGAAGAAATAACTGGAAGTGAAGCAGAGTTTGCATCTCAG CAACTATACAATACAGTTGTGTGCCATTTATG caaaATGAAGATCCCAGCTGTTCTGTCATGTAATGTAGACAATCATCTGAAAACACATCTCAGTCCCAGGTGA
- the LOC130257204 gene encoding lamin-L(III)-like isoform X2, protein MATALTPTPAGGSRSAESPLSPARLSRLQEKEELRQLNDRLAAYIERVRALEADKSALQQRLSEHQEGSDRELGCLRLRYEAELADARRALDDIAIERATLQVELGKIGEEHRQLHVRNSKKESDLNLAQARVRDLDAQLNAKEADLATALNENRTLENELRELKDQVLSLNLSLEDTKKHLHSEMLRRVDLENHMKTLQEEMTFQKRLHEDELKETKRVHESRIAEVESGHQREFESKLSDALQGLRKQHEEQIQGYKEEMERTFSAKVENAQLTAARNSEFANAAREELMETQKRVDILLSQVNQYQSQNVALESRIKELQNLLDYDRDLHRRRMAEKEEEMAQAQKQAQAQLEEYAHLLDVKLALDLEINAYRKMLEGEEQRLKLSPSPSSHSAASQGRRFLHGKKRKIKETKKREHSAAFKTVQHVSASGNISIEEIDADGKFVRLKNHSNEDQPLHGWVLRRRIGSVADVNYKFPSRFTLQAGQEVTIWGAAAGVSPGPSDLVWKSQKSWGTGDNIGVTLITDDGEELAERKIILVPRGEESEQDDDYEEITGSEAEFASQQNEDPSCSVM, encoded by the exons ATGGCCACGGCGCTGACCCCCACGCCGGCCGGCGGGAGCCGCTCCGCCGAGTCCCCGCTGAGCCCGGCGCGGCTGAGCcggctgcaggagaaggaggagctgcGGCAGCTCAATGACCGCCTGGCCGCCTACATCGAGCGGGTGCGGGCGCTGGAGGCCGACAAGTCGGCGCTGCAGCAGCGGCTGAGCGAGCACCAGGAGGGCAGCGACCgggagctgggctgcctgcGGCTCCGCTACGAGGCGGAGCTGGCCGACGCCCGCCGGGCCCTGGACGACATCGCCATCGAGCGGGCCACGCTGCAGGTGGAGCTGGGCAAGATTGGCGAGGAGCACCGGCAATTGCATGTCAG GAATTCCAAAAAAGAAAGTGATTTAAACCTGGCCCAGGCTCGTGTGAGAGACCTTGATGCCCAGCTAAATGCGAAGGAAGCTGATTTAGCAACAGCCCTGAATGAGAACCGGACTCTGGAGAACGAGCTCCGTGAATTAAAGGATCAAGTACTCAGT ctgaatcTGTCACTGGAGGATACTAAAAAGCATCTTCACAGTGAAATGTTGAGGAGGGTGGACCTAGAAAACCATATGAAAACTTTGCAGGAAGAAATGACGTTCCAGAAGCGCCTTCATGAAGAC GAGCTCAAGGAGACAAAAAGAGTCCATGAGAGCAGGATAGCAGAAGTAGAATCTGGACATCAAAGAGAATTTGAAAGTAAGCTCTCAGATGCTCTGCAGGGGCTCAGAAAACAGCATGAAGAACAAATTCAAGGCTACAAAGAGGAGATGGAGCGAACATTCAGTGCAAAG GTGGAGAATGCCCAGCTAACTGCAGCAAGAAACAGTGAGTTTGCCAATGCTGCTCGGGAGGAGCTGATGGAAACACAGAAGAGAGTTGATATCCTGTTATCTCAAGTTAATCAATACCAAAGCCAG AATGTTGCTTTGGAGAGCAGAATAAAGGAGCTACAGAATTTGCTGGACTATGATCGTGATCTCCATCGAAGGCGTATGgctgaaaaggaggaagaaatggCACAAGCTCAGAAGCAGGCACAAGCACAGCTGGAAGAGTATGCACATCTCTTAGATGTGAAACTGGCTCTGGACTTGGAAATAAATGCGTACAGAAAGATGTTGGAAGGAGAGGAACAGAG GCTAAAGCTGTCACCCAGTCCATCTTCACACAGCGCAGCAAGTCAGGGCCGAAGATTCCTGcatgggaagaaaagaaaaatcaaagaaaccAAAAAGAGGGAGCATAGTGCTGCATTTAAGACTGTTCAGCATGTTTCAGCTTCTGGAAATATATCTATTGAAGAGATCGATGCAGATGGGAAATTTGTAAGGCTTAAAAACCACTCTAATGAG GATCAACCTCTGCATGGCTGGGTGTTGAGACGACGTATTGGAAGTGTGGCAGATGTTAATTACAAGTTTCCTTCACGGTTCACTCTTCAGGCAGGCCAAGAAGTTACA ATCTGGGGTGCAGCTGCTGGTGTAAGCCCAGGTCCTAGTGATCTGGTCTGGAAGTCTCAGAAGTCTTGGGGAACTGGGGATAATATTGGTGTTACACTCATCACAGATGATGGTGAG GAACTCGCAGAGAGGAAGATAATACTTGTACCCAGAGGAGAAGAAAGTGAGCAAGATGATGATTATGAAGAAATAACTGGAAGTGAAGCAGAGTTTGCATCTCAG caaaATGAAGATCCCAGCTGTTCTGTCATGTAA
- the LOC130257204 gene encoding lamin-L(III)-like isoform X1, protein MATALTPTPAGGSRSAESPLSPARLSRLQEKEELRQLNDRLAAYIERVRALEADKSALQQRLSEHQEGSDRELGCLRLRYEAELADARRALDDIAIERATLQVELGKIGEEHRQLHVRNSKKESDLNLAQARVRDLDAQLNAKEADLATALNENRTLENELRELKDQVLSLNLSLEDTKKHLHSEMLRRVDLENHMKTLQEEMTFQKRLHEDELKETKRVHESRIAEVESGHQREFESKLSDALQGLRKQHEEQIQGYKEEMERTFSAKVENAQLTAARNSEFANAAREELMETQKRVDILLSQVNQYQSQNVALESRIKELQNLLDYDRDLHRRRMAEKEEEMAQAQKQAQAQLEEYAHLLDVKLALDLEINAYRKMLEGEEQRLKLSPSPSSHSAASQGRRFLHGKKRKIKETKKREHSAAFKTVQHVSASGNISIEEIDADGKFVRLKNHSNEDQPLHGWVLRRRIGSVADVNYKFPSRFTLQAGQEVTIWGAAAGVSPGPSDLVWKSQKSWGTGDNIGVTLITDDGEELAERKIILVPRGEESEQDDDYEEITGSEAEFASQTKRRRKKKCCLVS, encoded by the exons ATGGCCACGGCGCTGACCCCCACGCCGGCCGGCGGGAGCCGCTCCGCCGAGTCCCCGCTGAGCCCGGCGCGGCTGAGCcggctgcaggagaaggaggagctgcGGCAGCTCAATGACCGCCTGGCCGCCTACATCGAGCGGGTGCGGGCGCTGGAGGCCGACAAGTCGGCGCTGCAGCAGCGGCTGAGCGAGCACCAGGAGGGCAGCGACCgggagctgggctgcctgcGGCTCCGCTACGAGGCGGAGCTGGCCGACGCCCGCCGGGCCCTGGACGACATCGCCATCGAGCGGGCCACGCTGCAGGTGGAGCTGGGCAAGATTGGCGAGGAGCACCGGCAATTGCATGTCAG GAATTCCAAAAAAGAAAGTGATTTAAACCTGGCCCAGGCTCGTGTGAGAGACCTTGATGCCCAGCTAAATGCGAAGGAAGCTGATTTAGCAACAGCCCTGAATGAGAACCGGACTCTGGAGAACGAGCTCCGTGAATTAAAGGATCAAGTACTCAGT ctgaatcTGTCACTGGAGGATACTAAAAAGCATCTTCACAGTGAAATGTTGAGGAGGGTGGACCTAGAAAACCATATGAAAACTTTGCAGGAAGAAATGACGTTCCAGAAGCGCCTTCATGAAGAC GAGCTCAAGGAGACAAAAAGAGTCCATGAGAGCAGGATAGCAGAAGTAGAATCTGGACATCAAAGAGAATTTGAAAGTAAGCTCTCAGATGCTCTGCAGGGGCTCAGAAAACAGCATGAAGAACAAATTCAAGGCTACAAAGAGGAGATGGAGCGAACATTCAGTGCAAAG GTGGAGAATGCCCAGCTAACTGCAGCAAGAAACAGTGAGTTTGCCAATGCTGCTCGGGAGGAGCTGATGGAAACACAGAAGAGAGTTGATATCCTGTTATCTCAAGTTAATCAATACCAAAGCCAG AATGTTGCTTTGGAGAGCAGAATAAAGGAGCTACAGAATTTGCTGGACTATGATCGTGATCTCCATCGAAGGCGTATGgctgaaaaggaggaagaaatggCACAAGCTCAGAAGCAGGCACAAGCACAGCTGGAAGAGTATGCACATCTCTTAGATGTGAAACTGGCTCTGGACTTGGAAATAAATGCGTACAGAAAGATGTTGGAAGGAGAGGAACAGAG GCTAAAGCTGTCACCCAGTCCATCTTCACACAGCGCAGCAAGTCAGGGCCGAAGATTCCTGcatgggaagaaaagaaaaatcaaagaaaccAAAAAGAGGGAGCATAGTGCTGCATTTAAGACTGTTCAGCATGTTTCAGCTTCTGGAAATATATCTATTGAAGAGATCGATGCAGATGGGAAATTTGTAAGGCTTAAAAACCACTCTAATGAG GATCAACCTCTGCATGGCTGGGTGTTGAGACGACGTATTGGAAGTGTGGCAGATGTTAATTACAAGTTTCCTTCACGGTTCACTCTTCAGGCAGGCCAAGAAGTTACA ATCTGGGGTGCAGCTGCTGGTGTAAGCCCAGGTCCTAGTGATCTGGTCTGGAAGTCTCAGAAGTCTTGGGGAACTGGGGATAATATTGGTGTTACACTCATCACAGATGATGGTGAG GAACTCGCAGAGAGGAAGATAATACTTGTACCCAGAGGAGAAGAAAGTGAGCAAGATGATGATTATGAAGAAATAACTGGAAGTGAAGCAGAGTTTGCATCTCAG accaaaagaagaagaaaaaagaaatgttgtttGGTTTCATGA